From the genome of Podospora pseudoanserina strain CBS 124.78 chromosome 7 map unlocalized CBS124.78p_7.2, whole genome shotgun sequence, one region includes:
- a CDS encoding uncharacterized protein (BUSCO:EOG09261HZD; EggNog:ENOG503NUTT; COG:G), with the protein MTDNGPLYLGFDLSTQQLKAIVIQSDLSIVSSAKVDFDQDFGAKYKIKKGVLVNEQEGEVFAPVALWLESLDLVLQRLQEQNTPLNCIKGISGSCQQHGSVYWSHEAEQLLGGLTADKSLVDQLAGAFSHPFAPNWQDHSTQHECDKFEETMGTAERLAQATGSAAHHRFTGTQIMRLRHKLPQMYTSTSRISLVSSFLASLFLGSIAPMDISDVCGMNLWDIPSNTWSSPLLDLASGGSPDDLRAKLGEVRQDGGGSMGNVSSYFVNKYNFSPDCGVAPFTGDNPATILALPLRPLDAIVSLGTSTTFLMSTPVYKPDPSYHFFNHPTTPGQYMFMLCYKNGGLAREKVRDVLPSSESGDVWENFNKHALETAPLDVRKEGDRAKLGLYFYLPEIVPNIKAGTWRYTCDANSGEGLEEVKEPWAKETDARAIIESQALSMRLRSQKLVTAPREGLPAQPGRVYLVGGGSLNPAITRVLGMCWGADGVYKLDVGECVRVGGCV; encoded by the exons ATGACCGACAACGGACCCCTTTACCTGGGGTTTGACCTCTCAACCCAACAGCTCAAAG CCATCGTCATCCAATCCGACCTCTCCatcgtctcctccgccaaaGTCGACTTCGACCAGGACTTTGGCGCCAAATACAAGATCAAAAAGGGCGTCCTCGTCAACGAACAAGAAGGCGAGGTCTTTGCCCCCGTAGCCCTCTGGCTCGAGTCCCTCGACCTTGTCCTCCAGCGTCTCCAAGAGCAAAACACACCCCTGAACTGCATCAAGGGCATCAGCGGCTCCTGCCAACAACACGGTAGCGTCTACTGGAGCCATGAAGCCGAGCAGCTCCTCGGCGGTTTAACCGCGGACAAGTCCCTCGTTGACCAACTCGCGGGAGCCTTCTCACACCCCTTCGCCCCCAACTGGCAAGATCACAGCACCCAGCATGAGTGCGACAAGTTTGAGGAGACAATGGGGACGGCAGAGAGGTTGGCTCAGGCCACGGGGAGCGCGGCGCATCAT CGCTTCACCGGCACCCAAATCATGCGCCTCCGCCACAAGCTCCCCCAAATGtacacctccacctcccgcatctccctcgtctcctccttcctcgcctccctcttcctcggctcCATCGCGCCCATGGACATCTCCGACGTCTGCGGGATGAACCTCTGGgacatcccctccaacacctggTCATCCCCCCTTCTCGACCTCGCCTCGGGTGGCTCGCCCGATGACCTCAGAGCTAAACTCGGCGAGGTAAGacaagacggcggcggcagcatgGGCAATGTGTCCTCTTATTTCGTAAACAAGTACAACTTCTCCCCCGACTGCGGGGTGGCCCCTTTTACGGGTGACAACCCCGCCACGATTCTGGCCTTGCCGTTGAGGCCGCTGGATGCGATTGTCAGTCTGGGGACTAGCACGACATTCTTGATGAGCACGCCGGTTTACAAGCCGGATCCGAGCTATCACTTTTTTAATCACCCGACCACGCCGGGGCAGTACATGTTTATGTTGTGCTACAAGAATGGGGGTTTGGCTAGAGAAAAAGTGCGTGACGTACTACCTAGTTCTGAGTCTGGAGATGTCTGGGAGAACTTTAACAAGCACGCGCTCGAGACAGCGCCGTTGGATGTGcgaaaggagggggataggGCAAAGCTGGGGTTGTACTTTTACCTGCCCGAGATTGTACCGAACATCAAGGCTGGTACGTGGAGGTACACATGTGACGCCAactcgggggaggggttggaggaggtgaaggagccCTGGGCCAAGGAGACGGACGCGAGGGCGATTATTGAGAGTCAGGCTTTGAgcatgaggttgaggagtcAGAAGTTGGTGACGGCgccgagggaggggttgccGGCGCAGCCAGGGAGGGTTTAtttggttggaggggggagtttgaACCCTGCTATTACGCGGGTGCTGGGGATGTGCTGGGGAGCGGATGGGGTTTACAAGTTGGATGTCGGGGAATGCGTGCGCGTTGGGGGGTGCGTATAA
- a CDS encoding uncharacterized protein (EggNog:ENOG503NUAE; COG:S), with translation MRSSPTPWRISPALGLVLLGLYATAVVSSGSISETPAVTAPSVTTTAIVTTPTAPATAALSVTSPGVCEFKTINYITHTLPQQCLRSAWTSPKPAATAVVESTAAETVTVSITSVVDNATQQEQAAVTEQKEEEESVAFMSFEEWKEMMLRKSGQDPANIKKAQKQHHGDHHKPDREPGLNNDNMDSLGNDGEILDFDALTEKVTEITSSSSGDAVAEASKEVQEEQILYDDNKTPYYRSKDAGKTCKERFSFSSFDAGATILKTSPGAKNAKAILVENKDTYMLLECHRKNKFVIVELSDDILVDTVVLANFEFFSSMIRKFRVSASDRYPVKLDKWVDLGTFEARNARDIQPFLVEHPQIYTKYIRIEFLSHYGNEYYCPVSLLRVHGTRMLDSWKEPREDDEPEQIEGSPTQEVVPEIQEPPLEPASVMESEQANDTKEASPDTIAIDTGSSPWQPYDSHFVLETCAMRSTTTSDPTPASGPDGAEKHNNSTPKADAGAEKAVPADKAKETPKAEKIFPSPVTGDTATGQGQPNAAPPASNPPPQPDSGDNANTGNHQDNQKKPPNRASDTSPDTTLSQGSAKPPGKEGEKPSNATRSKTTPTSGHPSSSPTVQESFFKQVNKRLQHLESNTSLSLQYIEEQSRFLQEVLRTMERKQLTRVDSFLNTLNQTVFSELRHVRTQYDQMWQSTVIALETQREQSDRQIVALTTRLNVLADEVVFQKRMAIFQSVLILSCLVLVIFTNRGGSDSSFLPPSLSRDPSSAAAAYYRRYAAGFMSNGARSETASPPPISPVPGSSHFDSIHHRMTFSPSPPSASSSSAATLAASALPRQIYSPTGIHKRPAPAHREKSLPMIPPLTPESSREGTPAIHISNHGSPPDDQDELGSNNNNKLQPLLEGIREESPSSSPSPSPSPGETATQRRRRQQQLHQPSTSSLLSLSSTDYHEVSSIETNGEDGGKERTPSSPEVEGQESEDEEDDQENVSQDRRGARKPLPALPDGPN, from the coding sequence ATGCGATCTTCACCAACACCTTGGAGAATTTCACCTGCACTGGGACTAGTGTTGCTGGGACTCTACGCAACAGCTGTTGTCTCCAGTGGATCTATTTCCGAAACGCCAGCCGTAACGGCCCCATCCGTAACGACGACGGCGATAGTCACGACACCCACGGCGCCCGCGACGGCAGCTCTATCTGTCACTTCCCCCGGAGTCTGCGAATTCAAGACTATCAACTACATCACACATACCCTCCCGCAACAATGCTTGCGCTCAGCATGGACGAGCCCAAAACCGGCCGCTACAGCCGTCGTCGAAAGCACAGCTGCCGAAACGGTCACTGTCAGTATCACATCAGTTGTCGATAATGCGACACAGCAAGAGCAGGCAGCCGTTACCGAAcaaaaggaggaagaggaatcGGTGGCCTTCATGTCATTTGAAGAGTGGAAAGAGATGATGCTGCGCAAGTCAGGCCAGGATcccgccaacatcaagaaggcacaaaaacaacaccacgGAGATCACCACAAGCCCGACCGTGAACCGGGActcaacaacgacaacatgGATAGTTTGGGCAACGATGGGGAAATACTGGACTTTGACGCCCTCACGGAGAAAGTCACCGAGATcacgtcctcctcttctgggGATGCTGTGGCTGAAGCCAGCAAAGAGGTACAGGAAGAACAAATCCTCTATGACGATAACAAAACACCATACTACCGGAGTAAGGACGCTGGAAAGACATGCAAGGAGAGGTTCTCGTTCTCATCATTCGATGCGGGTGCTACTATCCTCAAAACAAGCCCTGGTGCTAAGAACGCTAAGGCCATCCTGGTGGAAAACAAGGACACATATATGCTACTCGAGTGCCATCGGAAAAACAAGTTTGTCATTGTCGAGCTGAGTGATGATATCCTTGTTGACACAGTCGTCTTGGCGAATTTTGAGTTCTTTTCCAGCATGATTCGAAAGTTCCGGGTCAGCGCCAGTGATCGATACCCCGTGAAGTTGGACAAGTGGGTGGACTTGGGCACCTTTGAGGCTCGAAATGCTCGAGATATTCAGCCTTTTCTGGTTGAGCATCCTCAGATCTACACCAAGTACATCCGTATCGAGTTTCTGAGCCACTATGGAAACGAGTATTATTGCCCAGTCTCACTGCTACGTGTTCATGGAACGAGGATGTTGGATAGTTGGAAAGAGCCCagagaggatgatgagccGGAGCAGATCGAAGGGTCTCCTACTCAGGAGGTTGTTCCCGAGATCCAAGAGCCCCCTTTAGAGCCGGCTTCGGTCATGGAGAGTGAGCAGGCCAACGATACAAAGGAGGCTTCTCCAGATACAATAGCCATTGATACAGGCTCGTCTCCCTGGCAACCATACGACAGCCACTTTGTGCTTGAGACCTGCGCAATGCGTTCGACTACGACAAGTGATCCGACACCTGCTTCGGGACCAGACGGTGCTGAAAAACACAACAACTCAACTCCCAAAGCTGACGCCGGGGCCGAAAAGGCAGTACCAGCagacaaggccaaggagacaCCAAAGGCCGAAAAGATCTTCCCCTCTCCGGTGACAGGAGACACGGCCACTGGTCAAGGCCAACCAAACGCTGCACCCCCAGCAtccaaccctccacctcagccAGATAGCGGTGACAATGCCAACACGGGAAACCACCAGGATAACCAAAAGAAGCCGCCAAACCGTGCCAGTGACACCTCCCCCGACACCACCCTATCTCAAGGCTCAGCAAAACCCCCAGGCAAAGAAGGCGAAAAACCCTCCAACGCAACCCGCAGCAAGACAACTCCCACCTCAGggcatccctcctcctcccccaccgtccAAGAATCATTCTTCAAACAAGTGAACAAGcgcctccaacacctcgaatccaacacctccctctccctccagtACATAGAAGAGCAATCCCGCTTCCTCCAAGAAGTCCTCCGCACCATGGAGCGCAAACAGCTCACCCGGGTGGACTCCTTTCTTAACACCCTCAACCAAACCGTCTTTTCCGAGCTCCGCCACGTCAGGACCCAGTACGACCAAATGTGGCAGTCGACCGTCATCGCCCTGGAAACGCAGAGAGAACAATCCGACCGCCAAATCGtcgccctcaccacccgcctcAACGTCCTCGCCGATGAGGTGGTGTTTCAAAAGCGCATGGCGATCTTCCAGTCAGTGCTGATATTATCCTGTCTGGTTCTCGTTATCTTCACCAACCGCGGCGGTAGCGACTCATCCTTCCTGCCCCCATCGCTATCCCGTGACCCGTCCTCCGCGGCAGCGGCATATTACCGGCGATACGCAGCAGGGTTCATGTCCAACGGTGCCAGGTCCGAAActgcctccccaccacctatCTCCCCCGTGCCGGGGAGTAGTCATTTTGATTCTATTCACCACAGGATGAccttttccccttcaccaccatccgcctcgtcgtcgtctgctGCTACTCTTGCGGCGTCTGCGCTCCCGAGACAGATTTACTCCCCTACCGGCATTCATAAACGACCTGCTCCAGCTCATAGGGAGAAATCACTCCCAATGATCCCGCCTTTAACTCCAGAGTCGAGTCGGGAAGGGACACCAGCTATTCACATCTCTAATCACGGCTCTCCCCCTGATGACCAGGATGAGCTGGGTAGtaataacaacaacaagttGCAGCCGCTGCTGGAGGGGATAAGGGAGGAgtcaccctcttcttcaccgtcgCCCTCGCCGTCACCCGGAGAGACGGCCACgcagcggaggaggaggcagcagcagcttcaccAGCCGTCTACCTCGTCGCTCTTGTCGCTGTCGTCGACGGACTACCATGAGGTCTCGTCCATCGAGACgaatggggaggatggtgggaaggaaaggaCGCCGTCGTCACCAGAGGTTGAAGGACAAGAATcggaagacgaagaggacgacCAAGAGAACGTGTCACAAGACAGGAGGGGGGCTAGGAAGCCGCTTCCTGCGTTGCCAGACGGTCCAAACTGA
- a CDS encoding uncharacterized protein (COG:D; EggNog:ENOG503NUPS) has protein sequence MAQSRDGTFNPSSPHSSSGAADSYKHDGTPDTRLTAFSPDDGSARSNKLYAGITGMSLNGPTNHSLFHQKSTEHFGNVAPVAEKDPFISSNATPSKSTLDQKLSPTASAFRPLSVPVVAHGSLNGQQGPSNGPQQNFRSLASAASPLSGRFSTELGITHYVTIFSSTASVTLSEVETYLEFGSPCQGKRVIFAKDGRVYLFLSNIRDATNIHENVQLGSQDWRAQYITAAEFHQARNPGENHQQVSDGLLRAIAFPQESANFDVFHTNTVVRTLMESHGEVLAFRQLSGTKDIPFHATVEFCDCDAAITAAEALNGRTFNGVYLNLISALPDATCGAYQPFDVHAPRAPRSPVQDMANLFQSMGISKPSHHQQIVPSGHLAHSPASGMQLPHQQMAMYPTVVYHGIQHSLPARYVLDHTPTRSQGISPMSPMTPMTGGMPVMAPLYTPPSTPLAFHHGDYASPRGMQPYRMDGRRQNAMRVNRSPYYNAAGHHNHVDVNKIRDGIDVRTTIMLRNIPNKVDQAMLKKIVDESSWGKYDFMYLRIDFANDCNVGYAFINFVDVSFSFPCRGKPDTDRICSRSTSSMYFVNARGNQRWNCFKSDKVAEISYATIQGKDCLVQKFRNSSVMLEAPHYRPKQLYFTLNGPRPELAGEEEAFPGPDNQSKMKRSCENAEHVGLFTPNAGQHFRDEQRRRRSQYDRGTRLAALEEYDYDSHIQQPSLYMG, from the exons ATGGCACAGTCTCGTGACGGGACGTTCAATCCGTCCTCCCCTCATTCTTCGAGCGGCGCGGCGGATTCCTACAAACACGATGGTACCCCCGATACTCGTTTGACTGCCTTCTCACCCGATGACGGCTCGGCCAGATCGAACAAACTGTACGCCGGCATCACCGGCATGAGCCTCAACGGTCCCACCAACCACTCATTGTTTCATCAGAAGTCGACGGAGCACTTCGGTAATGTTGCTCCTGTGGCCGAAAAGGACCCGTTCATTTCCAGCAACGCGACCCCCTCCAAGTCGACATTGGACCAGAAGCTCTCTCCGACCGCTTCCGCCTTCAGGCCCTTGTCTGTCCCAGTGGTCGCTCATGGTTCCCTCAATGGACAACAGGGTCCCTCCAATGGCCCTCAGCAGAACTTTCGATCGCTGGCCAGCGCCGCCAGCCCTCTCTCTGGCCGTTTCAGCACTGAGCTAGGGATCACTCATTATGTCACTATCTTCTCTTCCACGGCTTCCGTAACCTTGTCAGAGGTCGAAACGTATCTTGAG TTTGGTTCACCTTGCCAGGGTAAGCGCGTCATCTTCGCGAAGGATGGGAGAGTTTATTTGTTTCTCTCCAACATTCGCGATGCCACCAACATTCACGAGAATGTTCAGCTCGGTTCCCAGGACTGGCGTGCCCAGTATATTACCGCGGCGGAGTTTCACCAG GCCCGCAATCCTGGTGAGAATCACCAGCAGGTTTCGGATGGCTTGCTCCGGGCTATCGCGTTCCCTCAAGAGAGCGCGAATTTTGACGTTTTCCACACCAACACTGTGGTCCGCACTCTCATGGAATCTCATGGTGAGGTCCTTGCCTTTCGCCAGCTATCCGGGACGAAAGACATTCCTTTCCACGCCACGGTTGAATTTTGTGACTGCGATGCCGCCATTACTGCCGCAGAGGCCCTCAATGGTCGCACTTTCAAT GGCGTTTACCTGAACTTGATTTCTGCCCTCCCCGACGCCACCTGCGGAGCCTACCAGCCTTTTGATGTGCATGCTCCCCGCGCTCCGAGAAGCCCGGTTCAGGACATGGCCAACCTGTTTCAGAGCATGGGTATCTCGAagccttctcatcatcaacagaTTGTGCCCTCTGGGCATCTTGCCCATTCGCCGGCCAGTGGGATGCAATTGCCCCATCAGCAGATGGCCATGTATCCCACTGTAGTCTATCACGGTATTCAGCACAGTTTGCCGGCTCGCTACGTTCTCGACCACACTCCCACACGCAGCCAGGGCATTTCTCCCATGAGTCCCATGACCCCGATGACTGGCGGCATGCCGGTCATGGCGCCGTTGTATACTCCGCCTAGCACTCCGTTAGCGTTTCACCATGGCGACTACGCTAGTCCCAGGGGCATGCAGCCCTATCGTATGGATGGTCGTCGTCAGAACGCCATGCGGGTCAATCGGTCCCCTTACTACAATGCCGCCGGCCATCACAACCATGTTGATGTCAACAAGATTCGGGATGGCATCGATGTCCGCACCACA ATTATGCTGCGAAACATTCCGAACAAGGTCGACCAAgcgatgttgaagaagattgtGGATGAGTCCAGCTGGGGCAAGTACGACTTCATGTACTTGCGAATCGACTTCGCCAACGACTGCAA TGTCGGCTATGCGTTCATCAACTTTGTTGACGtaagtttttcttttccatgcCGAGGCAAACCTGACACTGACCGAATTTGTAGCCGCTCGACATCATCGATGTAT TTCGTCAATGCCCGTGGCAACCAACGTTGGAACTGCTTCAAGAGCGACAAGGTTGCCGAGATCTCATATGCCA CTATCCAGGGCAAGGACTGCCTTGTCCAGAAGTTCCGCAACAGCTCTGTTATGCTGGAGGCCCCTCACTATCGCCCCAAG CAGCTTTACTTCACGCTCAATGGTCCCAGACCTGAGTTggctggtgaagaggaggctttCCCGGGCCCGGACAACCAGtccaagatgaagaggagctgTGAAAACGCTGAGCATGTTG GCCTCTTCACTCCCAATGCCGGCCAGCATTTTCGTGACGagcagcgccgccgccgctctcAATACGACCGTGGAACCAGACTTGCTGCGCTTGAGGAGTACGACTACGACTCCCACATCCAGCAGCCTAGCCTCTACATGGGCTAA
- the SEC15 gene encoding Rab GTPase-binding exocyst subunit S15 (EggNog:ENOG503NWG4; COG:U; BUSCO:EOG09260NY2) — translation MPRKAQTWDDYDSAVAQIILAPSDSDFLDQLIPVLKDATTSSRIGSLAQSLSQYAEDREGDIEQIGLTKHEEFLGSVNQLQKVREGTVALTAEILDLNQSIQASTEKLAEQKQALVNTRGVRQNITDVSNALEESLKILRAVNNAHELIRKKEYHRALKSLEDLQNEHLIPTIQNKYATQYKLADMIQRSIPASQKTISESVMADLNKWFLEVREKSQLLGEIAFFATQQRRERQKKRAEVNEYLKNFKLNSAIELVFDESNEFDVIDNEENQIDFTPLHKALHTHDALGQVDKFRVEYAATRRQQKDLIMPSSSENIFAGGDDETLMGLLENIAGFAIIEKATVMRAPTIRSTIDVDELWDSMCQIAIRVIAKSLQEVNDADLLVKIKMNIALFIETMESWGYSVTMMNNFQLTLFYKYAELLRRRFGEDFQEIVSTDDYMPMAINTRDEYQKVVDVTWFVDDKPEEELVFPCVLPFSQMYPLCCIDIRNLLNQFLIFTSEHFHNPNVVDETLRKSLDELLTDIVCQSLVERLNSQYLGQIVQILINLEHFETACQVLEQILIRERSSTSAGGPITLKATEAFRNNKKAAEKRIFELVNSKIDDLVDTSDYDWTATTPPKETSNYMQTLTRYLSNIMNSTLLGLPREIKELIYFDALSHAANKILALPLSPDVKKINPNGVAAMALDVQHLSKFVGGLENAFMLEQNLDELQQTVALMQTENHDEFFDISIRNKKFGRVDAMNGPILLEKLTQTVDAPVRTAPLANFSSRFGLR, via the exons ATGCCGAGAAAAGCCCAAACGTGGGATGATTACGACTCGGCTGTAGCTCAG ATCATCCTCGCGCCCTCCGACTCGGATTTCCTCGATCAACTGATACCAGTGTTGAAAGATGCGACAACGAGCAGCCGAATCGGATCCCTCGCCCAGAGCTTGTCGCAGTATGCCGAGGACCGCGAAGGCGACATCGAGCAGATCGGGTTGACGAAGCATGAGGAGTTCCTGGGATCCGTCAATCAACTACAAAAGGTGCGCGAGGGTACTGTGGCTTTGACAGCCGAAATTTTGGACCTCAACCAGTCCATCCAGGCCAGCACCGAGAAGTTGGCCGAGCAAAAGCAGGCGCTGGTCAACACGCGCGGGGTCAGGCAGAATATCACGGATGTATCAAACGCTCTGGAGGAATCGCTCAAGATATTGCGCGCTGTCAATAATGCGCACGAACTTATCCGGAAGAAGGAATATCATCGTGCCCTCAAGTCGTTGGAGGACCTGCAGAACGAACACTTGatccccaccatccagaACAAGTATGCGACGCAGTACAAGCTTGCCGACATGATTCAACGGTCTATCCCGGCATCTCAAAAGACGATTTCCGAGTCCGTCATGGCAGATTTGAACAAGTGGTTTCTGGAGGTTCGAGAAAAGTCCCAACTTCTTGGCGAGATTGCCTTCTTCGCGACACAGCAGCGACGGGAGAGGCAAAAGAAGCGCGCCGAAGTCAATGAATATCTGAAGAATTTCAAGTTGAATTCTGCCATCGAGCTGGTCTTTGATGAAAGTAATGAGTTTGACGTAATCGACAACGAGGAGAACCAGATTGACTTCACCCCGTTACACAAAGCCTTGCATACCCACGATGCCCTCGGTCAGGTCGACAAGTTCCGTGTAGAGTATGCAGCAACGAGACGACAACAAAAGGATCTGATAATGCCCTCAAGTTCCGAAAACATCTTTGCCGGGGGTGACGACGAGACCTTGATGGGGCTTTTGGAGAACATTGCTGGATTTGCCATTATTGAGAAGGCGACCGTGATGCGAGCACCCACAATAAGGTCAACAATTGAT GTCGATGAGCTCTGGGATTCCATGTGCCAAATCGCTATACGAGTGATCGCCAAGTCGTTACAGGAGGTCAACGATGCAGATTTGCTGGTCAAAATCAAGATGAACATTGCTCTTTTCATTGAGACCATGGAG AGTTGGGGATACTCCGTCACCATGATGAACAACTTCCAGCTCACCCTATTCTACAAATACGCTGAGCTTCTCCGCCGTCGCTTCGGCGAGGACTTCCAAGAG ATCGTGTCCACGGACGATTACATGCCTATGGCCATCAACACACGCGACGAATACCAAAAGGTCGTCGACGTGACCTGGTTTGTTGACGAcaaaccagaagaagagcttGT CTTCCCTTGCGTGCTGCCATTCTCACAGATGTATCCCTTGTGCTGCATAGATATTAGGAATCTGTTGAATCAGTTCTTGATTTTTACATCGGAGCACTTTCACAACCCgaatgtggttgatgagacgCTACGGAAG TCTCTCGATGAGCTTTTGACCGATATCGTCTGCCAGTCTCTTGTTGAACGGCTGAACTCGCAGTATCTAGGACAGATCGTGCAGATTTTGATCAACCTCGAGCACTTTGAGACAGCTTGCCAGGTACTGGAGCAGATCCTGATCCGGGAACGATCATCCACATCGGCTGGTGGACCGATCACACTCAAGGCGACTGAGGCGTtcagaaacaacaagaaaGCCGCTGAAAAGCGCATCTTTGAGCTCGTCAACTCCAAAATCGATGACTTGGTGGACACCTCGGACTATGACTGGACAGCCACAACCCCGCCCAAGGAGACGAGCAATTACATGCAGACATTGACTAGGTACCTGTCTAACATTATGAACTCGACTTTGCTGGGTCTTCCGAGggagatcaaggagctcATTTACTTTGATGCGTTGAGTCATGCGGCAAATAAGATCTTG GCCCTGCCATTATCTCCCGACGTCAAAAAGATCAACCCCAATGGCGTGGCTGCCATGGCCTTGGACGTCCAGCACCTCTCGAAATTCGTCGGGGGCCTTGAGAACGCGTTCATGCTGGAGCAGAACCTGGACGAGCTGCAGCAGACGGTGGCGCTCATGCAGACGGAGAACCACGACGAGTTCTTTGATATTTCCATCCGCAACAAGAAGTTTGGTCGGGTGGATGCCATGAATGGACCTATCTTGTTGGAGAA GCTCACCCAAACAGTCGACGCCCCAGTTCGCACAGCGCCGCTTGCTAACTTCAGCTCGCGTTTCGGGCTGAGGtga
- the HAP5 gene encoding Transcriptional activator hap5 (EggNog:ENOG503NY2K; COG:K), translated as MDPQNPSSAPHGSHQHPQPTQQQPQYDLSKGGHYGASVHLSQQGFAPSELYTGTWANVHQGLTGSYKDILTAYWQQTINHLETDQHDYKQHQLPLARIKKVMKADPEVKMISAEAPILFAKGCDIFITELTMRAWIHAEENKRRTLQRSDIASALAKSDMFDFLIDIVPREEASSHAKRTSNQAAAAAAAANQQPPQVPGVGPGPSGQHTMNPADYGVHQIAQEGDYRNPQTMYPGGVMPGAPSYGQPQAQMYNADEMYYGTIQQQQQSA; from the exons ATGGATCCACAaaatccctcctcggcccctcACGGCAgccatcaacatccccagcccacacagcaacaaccacaataTGATCTCAGCAAGGGCGGCCACTATGGTGCCAGTGTGCATCTTTCACAACAAGGCTTTGCTCCATCAGAGCTCTACACCGGGACATGGGCGAATGTCCACCAAGGCCTCACGGGGTCTTACAAAGACATCCTGACGGCCTACTGGCAGCaaaccatcaaccacctcgaGACGGACCAGCATGACtacaaacaacaccaattACCCCTTGCCCGCATCAAGAAGGTGATGAAGGCCGATCCCGAAGTCAAGATGATCTCAGCCGAAGCCCCCATTCTCTTCGCCAAGGGCTGCGACATCTTCATCACTGAGCTCACCATGCGTGCCTGGATTCATGCTGAGGAGAACAAGCGCCGCACCCTCCAACGCTCCGATATTGCCTCCGCCCTTGCCAAGTCCGACATGTTTGACTTCCTCATCGACATCGTGCCCCGCGAGGaagcctcctcccacgcTAAGCGGACTTCCAaccaggctgctgctgctgccgccgctgccaaccaacaacccccccaggTGCCTGGTGTTGGTCCCGGCCCCAGCGGTCAGCACACCATGAACCCTGCCGACTACGGCGTTCATCAGATTGCCCAAGAGGGCGACTACCGCAATCCTCAGACCATGTACCCAGGCGGTGTTATGCCTGGCGCGCCATCATATGGTCAACCGCAGGCCCAAATGTACAACGCCGATGAGATGTACTACGGTACTattcaacagcaacag CAGAGCGCTTAG
- the fcf2 gene encoding dTDP-fucopyranose mutase (EggNog:ENOG503P2SY; COG:S; BUSCO:EOG092643NE): MMASIASLSEADIDRLLSEAEARIAANNTSKAVAVAAPTSSKAIAITTTSAMSQNQEKKDSSKPENLSVRVPSLPQDKKKKEEKDNAGDGWFNMPRTELTTELKRDLQALRMRDVIANGKQFFKKDNRKDFVPTYSQVGTIIAGATDGSNQRLTRKERKRTIVEEVLSSSNTAKYKSKFHEIQEKKMSGKKGFYKKLVAGRKKR; the protein is encoded by the exons ATGATGGCTTCCATCGCCAGCCTCTCGGAAGCTGACATTGATCGGCTTCTGTCAGAGGCCGAAGCTCGAATTGCAGCTAACAATACCTCTAAAGCTGTAGCCGTCGCGGCACCAACAAGCAGCaaggccatcgccatcaccacaacctccgCGATGTCTCAGAaccaagagaagaaggactcCTCAAAGCCTGAGAACCTCTCTGTTCGTGTCCCATCGCTTCCtcaggacaagaagaagaag gaagagaaggacaATGCGGGAGATGGCTGGTTCAACATGCCCCGCACCGAGTTGACCACAGA ACTCAAGCGTGACCTTCAAGCATTGCGCATGCGTGATGTTATCGCGAATGGCAAGCAGTTTTTCAAGAAGGACAACCGAAAGGATTTTGTTCCTACCTACAGCCAGGTTGGCACCATCATTGCTGGCGCGACGGACGGTAGCAACCAACGCTTGACCCGTAAGGAGAGGAAGCGCAcgattgtggaggaggtcttgTCCAGCTCCAACACGGCCAAATACAAGAGCAAGTTCCACGAGatccaggagaagaagatgtcgGGTAAGAAGGGTTTCTACAAGAAGCTGGTTGCTGGCCGCAAGAAGCGTTGA